One stretch of Dokdonia sp. Hel_I_53 DNA includes these proteins:
- a CDS encoding N-acetylneuraminate synthase family protein, with protein MAKTKIIAEIGQAHDGSLGTLHAYIDAVATTGVDAIKFQTHIAQAESSIHEPFRIKFSKQDTTRYDYWKRMEFTQEQWIEIGKHCEEVGLKFISSPFSNAAVDVLEKANVAVYKVGSGEVNNHLLLKKILKTGKPIIISSGMSSYAELDETVKLLKEHNAQFSILQCTTSYPTAPKQYGLNIINELKERYNVTVGFSDHSAKVATGIAAVTLGANILEFHAVFDKKMFGPDVSSSLTIEEIKQLVQGIRDIEVAMNHPVDKQDNSAFAKAKQMFEKSLAVNKDLELGHILTFEDLEAKKPKGFGILASSFADVLGRPLVRNMSAWEFLNSEDIN; from the coding sequence ATGGCCAAGACAAAAATCATAGCAGAAATAGGACAAGCCCACGATGGTAGCTTGGGTACCTTGCACGCATATATTGATGCTGTTGCGACCACAGGAGTAGATGCGATAAAGTTTCAAACCCATATTGCTCAGGCAGAAAGCAGCATACACGAACCCTTTAGGATTAAATTTTCTAAGCAGGATACTACTAGATATGACTACTGGAAGCGTATGGAATTTACCCAAGAGCAATGGATAGAAATCGGGAAACATTGTGAGGAAGTAGGCTTGAAATTTATAAGTAGTCCCTTTAGTAATGCAGCGGTAGATGTTCTTGAGAAAGCAAATGTAGCAGTATACAAAGTAGGAAGCGGTGAAGTAAACAATCATTTACTGCTTAAAAAGATTTTGAAGACGGGTAAACCTATTATTATTTCAAGTGGTATGAGTTCGTATGCAGAGCTTGATGAAACAGTAAAGCTGCTCAAAGAACACAATGCGCAGTTCTCTATCTTACAGTGTACAACAAGTTATCCGACAGCGCCAAAACAATACGGTCTCAACATTATCAACGAATTAAAAGAGCGATATAATGTGACAGTTGGCTTTTCAGACCATTCTGCAAAGGTTGCAACGGGAATTGCAGCAGTTACGCTGGGAGCAAATATTTTAGAGTTTCATGCAGTATTTGATAAAAAAATGTTTGGACCAGACGTGTCTTCTTCTTTAACAATAGAGGAAATAAAGCAGTTAGTTCAAGGGATCAGGGATATTGAGGTTGCCATGAACCATCCAGTGGATAAACAGGATAATTCCGCTTTCGCGAAAGCAAAACAAATGTTTGAAAAATCTTTAGCAGTTAATAAAGATTTAGAACTAGGACATATCTTAACTTTTGAAGATTTAGAAGCTAAGAAGCCAAAAGGTTTTGGAATATTAGCATCTTCCTTTGCTGATGTTTTAGGAAGACCACTAGTTCGAAATATGAGTGCTTGGGAATTTTTAAATAGTGAAGACATTAATTAA
- the neuC gene encoding UDP-N-acetylglucosamine 2-epimerase has protein sequence MKQPRTICAVITARPSYSRVKTVLKAIKNHPDLKLQLVVAGSALLDRYGNAVDFIEKDGFVINEKVYMVLEGENNTVMAKTTGLGLMELANVFYNLQPDAVLTIADRFETIATSIAAAYQNIPLIHLQGGEVTGNIDEKVRHANTKLADIHFVTSEDARERVLKLGEDPDYVFNTGCPSIDIAKDMVDLTSLDFDPIEKYGGVGAMISKSEDYIVVMQHPVTTEYSEAKADILKTLEVVDALGIPTFWFWPNVDAGADGTSNGIRSYREKHNPSKIRFFKNMEPIDFLKLLSHSKCLIGNSSVGIRECSYLGVPVVNIGTRQNRRLRGNNVIDVDYNNIAIKEAIQKQILHPKNTKSIIYGSGDSGSKIADILSTIELRFHKTITY, from the coding sequence ATGAAGCAACCTAGAACAATATGTGCCGTAATCACCGCGCGACCTAGTTATAGCCGTGTAAAGACCGTTTTAAAGGCTATAAAAAATCATCCAGATTTAAAATTACAACTCGTTGTTGCGGGTTCTGCCCTTCTTGATAGGTATGGCAACGCTGTTGATTTTATTGAAAAAGATGGTTTTGTTATTAACGAGAAGGTCTATATGGTTTTAGAAGGGGAGAATAATACTGTAATGGCCAAAACTACGGGACTCGGCTTAATGGAACTGGCGAATGTATTTTATAATTTACAGCCAGATGCAGTCCTTACTATTGCTGACCGTTTTGAAACAATAGCGACATCTATCGCCGCTGCATATCAAAATATACCCCTCATTCACCTACAAGGTGGTGAAGTCACGGGAAATATAGATGAGAAAGTACGCCACGCAAATACGAAACTGGCAGATATTCACTTTGTGACCTCAGAAGACGCGCGAGAACGGGTTTTAAAACTAGGGGAGGATCCAGATTATGTTTTTAATACGGGTTGTCCCTCCATAGATATTGCAAAAGATATGGTCGATCTAACCTCCTTAGATTTTGACCCTATAGAGAAATATGGAGGTGTAGGCGCGATGATTTCCAAAAGTGAAGATTACATCGTGGTTATGCAACACCCAGTAACCACAGAATATAGTGAAGCTAAAGCAGATATTCTTAAAACACTCGAAGTAGTGGATGCATTGGGAATCCCAACGTTTTGGTTTTGGCCTAATGTAGATGCAGGAGCAGATGGTACTTCTAACGGAATACGCTCCTACAGAGAAAAACATAATCCTTCAAAAATCAGGTTTTTTAAAAATATGGAGCCTATAGATTTTTTAAAACTACTATCACATAGTAAATGCCTTATAGGGAATAGTAGTGTGGGCATACGAGAATGTTCGTACCTAGGGGTTCCAGTAGTAAATATTGGGACACGACAGAATAGGAGGTTGAGAGGAAATAATGTAATTGATGTGGATTATAACAATATTGCTATCAAAGAGGCAATTCAAAAGCAAATTTTACATCCCAAGAACACTAAAAGTATTATTTATGGGTCTGGAGATAGTGGTAGTAAAATTGCAGACATTCTTTCCACCATTGAATTACGATTTCATAAAACGATAACCTACTAA
- a CDS encoding glycosyltransferase family 4 protein has product MHIAFLTPEYPHPDLAKSGGLGTSIKNIATAMAARGLQVSVIVPYQSKDFTFKDDGISIYALGKKEYLFANWYFYKKYISKKIEELCTQHNINLIEGPDWTGIGTFIKFKVPYVVRLNGSDAYFCRMDRRVQKRKNFFLEKKNLQKANAILSASQYTADITAKIFKLKNKITTIHNAIDVEHFVPNHSKTKNQILYFGTVIRKKGVLDIAHAFNLVILQKPDTELLFLGKDVIDMLFCVSTISLIKDILSPQALEKTTFVNNVPYKEVQQYIAQAGVVCLPSYAEAFPMTWLEAMSMEKALVTSDIGWAQEMVIHGITGFMVNPSHHTEMSEYLLNFLRNPDLKKELGNGARERVKSHFSTQVIVEKNIAYYKKQIGV; this is encoded by the coding sequence ATGCACATAGCCTTCCTTACTCCAGAATATCCACATCCAGATCTTGCAAAAAGTGGTGGATTAGGAACAAGCATTAAGAATATAGCTACCGCGATGGCAGCAAGAGGATTACAAGTAAGTGTTATAGTTCCATATCAATCTAAGGATTTTACCTTTAAAGACGACGGCATTTCAATTTATGCTTTAGGAAAAAAAGAATATCTCTTTGCAAATTGGTATTTTTATAAAAAGTACATTTCAAAAAAGATAGAGGAACTCTGCACGCAACATAACATCAACTTAATTGAAGGGCCAGATTGGACTGGAATAGGAACCTTTATTAAGTTCAAAGTACCTTATGTAGTAAGGCTTAATGGGAGTGATGCCTATTTTTGTCGTATGGATAGAAGGGTTCAAAAAAGGAAAAATTTTTTTTTAGAAAAGAAGAATTTGCAAAAAGCAAATGCAATTCTTTCTGCGAGTCAATATACTGCAGATATCACTGCTAAGATTTTTAAGTTGAAAAATAAAATTACAACCATACATAATGCAATAGATGTGGAACATTTTGTTCCAAATCATTCAAAAACGAAAAATCAAATTTTGTATTTTGGGACGGTCATTAGAAAAAAGGGTGTTCTTGATATTGCACACGCTTTTAATCTCGTAATATTACAAAAACCAGACACGGAGCTACTTTTCTTAGGTAAGGACGTAATAGACATGCTTTTTTGTGTATCTACTATATCTCTTATTAAGGATATCTTAAGTCCTCAAGCACTGGAAAAGACAACTTTTGTAAATAATGTTCCTTATAAAGAGGTTCAGCAATATATCGCTCAGGCAGGTGTGGTTTGTTTACCCAGTTATGCTGAAGCATTTCCTATGACTTGGCTAGAGGCAATGAGTATGGAGAAGGCATTAGTTACGTCGGATATAGGTTGGGCACAAGAAATGGTGATACACGGTATAACAGGATTTATGGTAAACCCATCTCATCATACTGAGATGAGCGAGTATTTATTAAATTTTCTAAGAAACCCTGATTTAAAAAAAGAGCTGGGAAATGGTGCACGTGAAAGAGTTAAAAGTCACTTTTCAACTCAGGTTATTGTAGAAAAGAATATTGCATACTACAAAAAGCAAATAGGAGTATGA
- a CDS encoding cytidylyltransferase domain-containing protein codes for MRILGIIPARGGSKGVPYKNRKLLEGKPLMQYTVEAALQSKELDDVIFSSEDATLIGMAKNMGVEVPFIRPATLATDSAGSLEVVQHAISFLKDIGRTYDAVCLLQVTTPFRSSQDIDMAIHQFKAQQTDALISVQKVPHEYNPHWVFEERSSGHLKIATGEDEIIKRRQDLPDAFIRDGSIYITKSDILTLGNSFYGETLQYILTDSSRYVNIDTLEDWEKASRIAKRISNE; via the coding sequence ATGAGAATTTTAGGTATCATTCCAGCCCGTGGTGGAAGTAAAGGTGTTCCTTACAAAAATCGAAAGCTGCTCGAGGGAAAACCTTTAATGCAATATACCGTAGAGGCGGCATTGCAATCTAAGGAACTTGATGATGTTATTTTCTCTTCTGAAGATGCTACTCTTATAGGGATGGCTAAGAACATGGGAGTTGAGGTTCCCTTCATACGACCTGCTACACTGGCCACAGATAGTGCTGGTTCTCTAGAAGTTGTGCAACACGCAATCTCATTTTTAAAAGATATTGGGCGTACCTATGATGCGGTTTGTTTGCTACAGGTGACTACACCTTTTAGGTCTTCTCAAGATATAGATATGGCTATACATCAGTTCAAAGCGCAGCAGACAGATGCATTGATATCCGTTCAAAAAGTACCTCACGAGTATAATCCACATTGGGTTTTTGAAGAGCGTTCTTCAGGACATCTAAAAATTGCAACAGGAGAAGATGAAATTATAAAAAGGCGTCAAGACTTACCTGATGCTTTTATAAGGGATGGATCAATCTATATAACAAAGAGTGATATACTCACCTTAGGAAACTCATTTTACGGTGAAACACTTCAATATATCCTCACGGATTCAAGCAGATATGTAAATATTGATACTTTAGAAGATTGGGAGAAAGCGTCACGTATTGCAAAGCGTATAAGTAACGAGTAG
- a CDS encoding UDP-glycosyltransferase, with protein sequence MSPKKSIFIFLPDGVGLRNFAYTSFPAIGMESGWDITYWNSTPFDLTSLGFKEVRLEGKASPRTDIYKRARKEIELDNFIAKFDDSIYNAYRFKPSNRGLKNKVKNLLVDIISKKYSGTRLSTLRDKIKKSERKTQYYKSCKQQLEEAQPDIVFCTNQRPLQAIAPLLAAQDLGIPTVTFIFSWDNIPKATMVVETDFYYVWSELMKQQLLDYYPYVKEEQIVITGSPQFEPHFDAYLLQSREEFLMKHSLPNNFDYICFSGDDVTTSPHDPIYLDHLATTIRNRNRNETESPLAIIFRRCPVDFSNRFDEVLEENNDIIFSIAPAWEKLGDGWNTALPKKEDMALLTNTVAHTKFAVNLGSSIAFDYVSQSKPGLYINYNPSGIELKKDVHKVYNYIHFRSMPSKDAVLWVNGKEDFEIKIDTALNSPEHTVLKAREWFKKVNGIPVPEASSRIWQAFNKHSL encoded by the coding sequence ATGTCCCCAAAAAAATCCATATTTATTTTTCTTCCAGATGGCGTAGGATTGCGCAACTTTGCATATACCTCATTTCCAGCTATAGGAATGGAGAGCGGTTGGGACATTACATATTGGAATAGCACACCTTTTGATTTGACTTCATTAGGGTTTAAAGAAGTACGACTTGAAGGAAAGGCCTCTCCTAGAACGGACATATATAAACGGGCAAGAAAGGAAATAGAGCTCGATAATTTTATTGCTAAATTTGATGATTCAATCTACAATGCATATCGCTTTAAACCTTCAAACAGAGGATTGAAGAACAAGGTTAAAAATTTACTTGTAGATATAATTTCTAAGAAGTATTCAGGTACTAGACTGAGTACACTTAGAGATAAAATAAAGAAGAGCGAACGAAAAACTCAGTATTATAAAAGCTGTAAGCAGCAGCTGGAAGAAGCACAACCAGATATTGTTTTCTGCACAAACCAAAGGCCTCTGCAAGCCATTGCTCCATTGCTAGCTGCTCAAGATTTAGGGATTCCAACAGTTACTTTTATTTTTTCTTGGGATAACATTCCTAAAGCCACTATGGTGGTCGAAACAGACTTTTACTATGTTTGGAGTGAATTAATGAAACAGCAACTTTTGGATTATTACCCCTATGTAAAAGAGGAGCAGATTGTTATTACAGGATCGCCTCAGTTTGAGCCACATTTCGATGCTTATTTATTACAGTCACGTGAAGAATTCTTAATGAAACATTCTCTTCCCAACAATTTTGATTATATCTGTTTTTCTGGAGATGATGTGACGACTTCACCCCACGACCCTATATATTTAGACCATCTGGCGACCACCATTAGAAATAGAAATAGAAATGAAACGGAATCACCATTGGCCATTATTTTTAGGCGTTGTCCAGTGGATTTTTCTAATCGGTTTGATGAAGTGCTTGAGGAAAATAATGACATCATTTTTAGCATCGCTCCAGCCTGGGAAAAGTTAGGTGATGGCTGGAATACTGCTTTGCCCAAAAAAGAAGATATGGCCTTGCTTACCAATACTGTAGCGCATACAAAATTTGCTGTTAATTTAGGTTCATCAATAGCCTTTGACTACGTAAGTCAGAGTAAACCGGGTCTATATATAAATTACAACCCTTCTGGGATTGAATTGAAGAAGGACGTGCATAAAGTGTATAACTATATTCATTTTAGGTCGATGCCGTCTAAGGATGCTGTTTTATGGGTTAATGGTAAGGAAGATTTTGAGATTAAAATTGATACTGCACTTAATAGTCCGGAGCACACCGTGCTTAAGGCTCGAGAGTGGTTTAAAAAGGTTAATGGTATTCCAGTGCCAGAAGCTTCAAGTAGAATTTGGCAAGCATTTAATAAACACAGTCTATAA